A segment of the Amia ocellicauda isolate fAmiCal2 chromosome 5, fAmiCal2.hap1, whole genome shotgun sequence genome:
CAAATTAACTTGGAACATGGAACAAGGCAAGCACAGACTATGGCAATCTATGAATGCCGGGTACTAAAAGTGtattaaaggaaataaaatcatGGTTCAACCAGGCTTCTAGCAATTCTTCAGTACCAGCTGGTTGAGAAAACATGGGCAACATTGGTCTAATTGATCTCATTATAAGCATGGCACCGGTTCTTTAATTTtttgacaattaaaaaaacagcaggtaCAAGGATCAAGCACAAAATGACACTGCCCACAATTAGTCCTGTCCTACAATGGGGTAATGTTAGGAACTGCAGTTCTGTACCATTTAGACTTGCTGGCTTCTCACACCGATAGTCCTTGTCCCAGTCCACCACTTTGGCACTTTGACAGAATCCTTTCAAAGTCAAGATGTCGCAGCCACAATCAAAGGGGTTGTTGCTCAATTTCAACTCAGTCCCCCTAAGTGCTGACAGCAGACTACTGTTCACTCCAGGTAAATCATTCCCATCCAGATAGAGAACTGCAAGGGATAGCTGTCTAGGAAGAGTTGCAAGAGAAAAGATGCGGTTGTCTGAAAGATATAGCTGGGAGAGATTCACCATTTTCTCAAGGTGGAGCAAAACAGTGATGTGATTGACACTCAGGTCCAGCATTTCCAATGAGCTGGGCAGACAGTGTAAAACTTTGCTGGAAAACTTATTCCCCCTCAGGGACATTCTCCTGAGGCTCTGGGTCCAGTTGCACACTCCAATCTCCCGGTAGAATGTGTTGTGATTTGCTGATAGGTTCACAAGGTGCTTCATGTGGTTCGTCACCTGTGAGAGCATTTGCATCGATTTGAACAAGTTTTTGTCGACCACCATGGAACGCAGGTTAGGTAAGGGCTTGTTACAGTCTGGGAACATAGAGAGGCAGTCCAGGGTGTTAGAGGAGAAATCTAGCGTTTCCAGATTGATCATGGCCTGTGACAGCAAGCAGGGCATAAAGAAGACGACAGCGTTCACCAGGGACAGGTGGAGAAAGGGCTGGAAGAACTTTTTCACAGATCCTCCTGGGCTGAATATGTAAATGGAGGGGTTGTCCAGGTTCCATACAGAAAGGCTGGTCAGAGTGCTGTGCTCGAAGGGGGGGACCTGGGAGATGCAGGTTCCCATGCAAACAACTTTGTCGATCGTAATCTCTGCGATGCTGGACAAGAGAAAACTGGTGAACATGGCGGTGCAGTACTCCTTGGTAATAGAAATGTTCTCTACAGTTACAGATTTTATGGGGGAGTTTTCCACAGAGTGGAATAAGGGGACGTTTGGCGTCTGCGTCAGATCCAGGTTCTTCAGTTTCAGGGTTGTGGTGGAGTTAATGATGTCGTCCGTTAACACCTTGAAGGTCTGTACATGAATCCTTACGTTAATCTCCAAGGTCAGGATGTTGAGATTCTTCAGGCCTCTCAGAGCGCCGTCGTACTCACCTAGGTCTCCTGTGATCAGGTGCAGCTCCTTCAATGGGAGGCCCCTGAGCAGCTGCATGTCTTTCGCCTTCAGAGACACCACCTGAGGGTTCCCAAGCCTGAGGATCTGCAGCTTCTCCAGACCTCGGAATCCCGGGCCCAAAATCACGCGGTCGTACACATTGCCGGTGATGTCAAGGTAGAGCAGTGATGGGATGGGTTTCAGGGGCGCATCGATGATCTCCCCCAGGTGGTTGTATGAGACATCCAGATATTCCAGCAGGGGGTTGTGTTGGAAGGCATCTTCATCCACAGAGCTGATCTGATTGAACTGCAGGTGGAGCCTTTTCAGCCCTCTGGCCTTTGAGAATTCCAGGGTTGTTATCATCTCAATCTGGTTATTGGACAGGTCCAGGGTGGTGGTGTCTGACCCCCATGAGCAGGGGACGGTGGGGTAGCGCTGTGAGGAACAGTTGACAGTGTGCTCGCCCCTGGCTGCTTCACACA
Coding sequences within it:
- the LOC136750073 gene encoding toll-like receptor 2, whose translation is MWLYLLLPMCEAARGEHTVNCSSQRYPTVPCSWGSDTTTLDLSNNQIEMITTLEFSKARGLKRLHLQFNQISSVDEDAFQHNPLLEYLDVSYNHLGEIIDAPLKPIPSLLYLDITGNVYDRVILGPGFRGLEKLQILRLGNPQVVSLKAKDMQLLRGLPLKELHLITGDLGEYDGALRGLKNLNILTLEINVRIHVQTFKVLTDDIINSTTTLKLKNLDLTQTPNVPLFHSVENSPIKSVTVENISITKEYCTAMFTSFLLSSIAEITIDKVVCMGTCISQVPPFEHSTLTSLSVWNLDNPSIYIFSPGGSVKKFFQPFLHLSLVNAVVFFMPCLLSQAMINLETLDFSSNTLDCLSMFPDCNKPLPNLRSMVVDKNLFKSMQMLSQVTNHMKHLVNLSANHNTFYREIGVCNWTQSLRRMSLRGNKFSSKVLHCLPSSLEMLDLSVNHITVLLHLEKMVNLSQLYLSDNRIFSLATLPRQLSLAVLYLDGNDLPGVNSSLLSALRGTELKLSNNPFDCGCDILTLKGFCQSAKVVDWDKDYRCEKPASLNGTELQFLTLPHCRTGLIVGSVILCLILVPAVFLIVKKLKNRCHAYNEIN